From one Populus alba chromosome 17, ASM523922v2, whole genome shotgun sequence genomic stretch:
- the LOC118057021 gene encoding UPF0481 protein At3g47200-like, protein MKRKKLICFREFKGNRLSDERIMDLVNIIRNNEKKIRQYYSKNFDEIRSWDFIEMILLDAVFIIEFLKESNDVDGPKNLEPWMMSDIKEDLKLLENQLPFFIIQEIYDEVISARQEFPSIPFLHLAAFHLGKEEFPEVVNSDPKVKGSRHFTDLLRNLMLDGVIKRSFTFYTIKLKYSAVMLRKAGVRFRVAEEKCLLNIRFEKGVLEIPRLEVDYSFERFVRNIMALEQCYKPFEAYICHYIKFMDSLINSAEDVDLLVEKGIILHWLGDNAALSNMFNKLNDNIGETSTSYGYMCKKMNGHYENHWNRLKATLELVYFANVWRGTATVAAAILLVLTLIQTITSVKSVF, encoded by the coding sequence atgaagaggaagaaattgatATGTTTTAGAGAGTTTAAAGGGAATAGGTTGAGTGACGAGAGAATTATGGATCTTGTGAACATCATTCGGAATAACGAAAAGAAAATCCGACAATATTATTCAAAGAACTTCGACGAAATTCGGAGCTGGGATTTCATAGAGATGATCCTGCTGGATGCCGTCTTCATTATTGAGTTTTTAAAGGAGTCAAATGATGTTGATGGTCCTAAGAATTTAGAGCCTTGGATGATGTCCGACATAAAAGAAGACTTGAAGCTACTTGAAAACCAACTACCTTTCTTCATTATTCAGGAAATATATGACGAGGTCATTAGCGCTCGCCAAGAGTTTCCAAGCATTCCTTTTCTTCATCTCGCTGCCTTTCATTTGGGAAAGGAGGAGTTTCCAGAAGTGGTAAACTCCGACCCGAAAGTAAAGGGAAGCAGGCACTTCACTGATTTACTAAGGAATTTAATGCTGGATGGAGTCATTAAGAGAAGTTTTACTTTCTATACTATAAAGCTGAAATATAGCGCCGTCATGCTTCGCAAGGCAGGAGTGAGGTTTCGGGTCGCCGAAGAGAAATGCTTGCTTAACATAAGATTTGAGAAAGGAGTGTTGGAAATACCACGCTTGGAAGTTGATTACAGCTTCGAACGTTTTGTACGAAATATCATGGCCTTGGAGCAGTGCTACAAACCGTTTGAAGCTTACATATGCCATTACATTAAATTTATGGACAGTCTTATCAACAGTGCAGAAGACGTGGATTTGCTAGTCGAAAAGGGAATCATTCTCCACTGGCTAGGTGACAATGCCGCACTTTCAAATATGTTTAACAAGCTTAACGATAATATTGGCGAAACTTCCACTAGTTATGGTTATATGTGTAAAAAGATGAATGGCCACTATGAGAACCACTGGAACCGTTTGAAGGCAACCTTGGAACTTGTATATTTCGCCAATGTTTGGAGAGGTACGGCAACTGTTGCAGCAGCTATCCTCCTGGTCCTCACTTTGATACAGACTATCACTTCCGTAAAATCGGTATTCTAg